From Stigmatopora argus isolate UIUO_Sarg chromosome 14, RoL_Sarg_1.0, whole genome shotgun sequence, the proteins below share one genomic window:
- the tlk2 gene encoding serine/threonine-protein kinase tousled-like 2 has translation MMEELHSLDPRRQELLEARFTGVGVAKGSGQSQNESSNQSLCSVGSLSDKEMETPEKKTNEQRIRKRKADHFDGNQVKAGARGHKISDYFELAGGSGPGTSPARGVPPMVRSSPQHSLSNPAVTVPQQGSPSSVGSANAEHASCVVKPAALYLLHKATQSDLTIERLIAMENNKNSDLEKKEGRIDDLLRANCDLRRQIDEQQRMLERYKERLNKCVTMSKKLLIEKSKQEKMACRDKSMQDRLRLGHFTTVRHGASFTEQWTDGYAFQNLIKQQERINSQREDIERQRKLLAKRKPPSMAQTPPPNLEQNKRKSKANGAESEALSQAEYHEQEEIFKLRLGHLKKEEAEIQAELERLERVRNLHIRELKRIHNEDNSQFKDHPTLNDRYLLLHLLGRGGFSEVYKAFDLTEQRYVAVKIHQLNKNWRDEKKENYHKHACREYRIHKELDHPRIVKLYDYFSLDTDSFCTVLEYCEGNDLDFYLKQHKLMSEKEGRSIIMQIVNALKYLNEIRPPIIHYDLKPGNILLVNGTACGEIKITDFGLSKIMDDDSYNSVDGMELTSQGAGTYWYLPPECFVVGKEPPKISNKVDVWSVGVIFYQCLYGRKPFGHNQSQQDILQENTILKATDVQFPPKPVVTPEAKAFIRRCLVYRKEERIDVHQLSNDPFLMPHIRKSVASSVNSAAAAASTSSSSNSSASN, from the exons ATGATGGAAGAACTGCACAGCCTGGACCCCCGGCGACAGGAACTGTTGGAGGCTCGCTTCACCGGGGTCGGCGTGGCCAAG GGCTCGGGCCAGAGTCAGAACGAATCGTCCAACCAGAGTCTGTGCAGCGTGGGATCGCTCAGCGACAAAGAAATGGAG ACTCCAGAGAAAAAGACCAACGAGCAGAGGATCCGGAAACGAAAAGCGGACCACTTTGACGGCAACCAAG TCAAAGCCGGAGCGAGAGGACATAAAATTAGCGATTACTTTGAG TTGGCGGGAGGCAGCGGTCCCGGAACCAGCCCCGCTCGGGGGGTCCCGCCAATGGTCCGCTCTTCCCCGCAGCATTCCCTTTCTAATCCAGCAGTCACA GTCCCACAGCAGGGCAGCCCGTCGTCGGTGGGCTCGGCCAACGCGGAACACGCTTCGTGCGTTGTGAAACCCGCCGCCCTTTACCTGCTCCACAAAGCCACGCAG TCCGACCTTACCATCGAGAGGCTCATCGCCATGGAGAACAACAAAAACTCTGACTTGGAGAAGAAGGAGGGACGCATCGACGACCTGCTGCGG GCCAACTGCGATCTGCGGAGACAGATCGACGAGCAGCAGAGGATGCTGGAGCGGTACAAGGAGCGCTTGAATAAGTGCGTCACCATGTCCAAGAAGCTGCTGATAGAAAAA TCCAAGCAGGAGAAGATGGCGTGCCGCGACAAAAGCATGCAGGACCGGCTGCGGCTGGGCCACTTCACCACGGTCCGACACGGGGCCTCTTTCACCGAGCAGTGGACGGACGGCTACGCCTTCCAGAACCTCATCAA GCAACAAGAGCGCATCAACTCTCAGCGAGAAGACATCGAGCGCCAGCGGAAGCTGCTGGCCAAGCGCAAGCCGCCCTCCATGGCTCAGACGCCGCCGCCCAACCTGGAACAGAACAAGCGCAAGAGCAAAGCCAACGGCGCCGAGAGCGAAGC GTTATCGCAGGCGGAATACCACGAGCAAGAGGAGATCTTCAAGTTAAGACTGGGCCACCTGAAGAAA GAGGAGGCCGAGATCCAGGCGGAGCTGGAGAGGCTGGAGCGAGTCCGCAACCTGCACATCCGCGAGCTCAAAAGAATCCACAACGAAGATAACTCCCA ATTCAAAGATCACCCGACGTTAAACGACCGGTACCTGCTTCTCCACTTGCTGGGACGCGGAGGTTTCAGCGAAGTTTACAAG GCCTTCGATTTAACGGAGCAAAGGTACGTGGCGGTCAAAATCCACCAGCTCAATAAAAACTGGAGGGATGAGAAAAAGGAAAACTATCACAA ACACGCCTGCAGGGAATATCGAATCCACAAGGAGCTGGACCACCCGCGAATCGTCAAACTCTACGACTACTTCTCCCTGGACACAGACTC GTTTTGCACAGTCCTGGAGTACTGCGAGGGAAACGACCTGGACTTCTACTTGAAACAGCACAAGCTGATGTCCGAGAAGGAGGGTCGCTCCATCATCATGCAGATCGTCAACGCTCTCAAGTACCTCAACGAGATCCGGCCGCCCATCATCCACTACGACCTTAAACCTG GTAACATCCTGCTGGTCAACGGCACGGCGTGCGGGGAGATCAAGATCACCGACTTTGGCCTGTCCAAGATCATGGACGACGACAGCTACAACTCGGTGGACGGCATGGAGCTCACGTCGCAGGGGGCCGGCACGTACTG GTACCTGCCCCCCGAGTGCTTCGTCGTGGGAAAAGAGCCGCCCAAAATCTCCAACAAGGTTGACGTGTGGTCCGTAGGAGTCATTTTCTACCAGTGCTTGTACGGCCGCAAG cCTTTCGGCCACAACCAGTCTCAACAGGACATCCTGCAAGAGAACACTATCTTGAAGGCCACCGACGTGCAGTTCCCGCCCAAACCGGTGGTCACCCCGGAAGCCAAG GCCTTCATCCGCCGCTGTTTAGTGTACCGCAAGGAGGAGCGCATCGACGTGCACCAGCTTTCCAACGACCCCTTCCTCATGCCGCACATCCGCAAGTCGGTGGCCTCCTCGGTCAACTCGGCGGCCGCCGCGGCCTCCACGTCCAGCTCCTCCAACAGCAGCGCCTCCAACTGA